Proteins encoded in a region of the Tubulanus polymorphus chromosome 10, tnTubPoly1.2, whole genome shotgun sequence genome:
- the LOC141912143 gene encoding uncharacterized protein LOC141912143 has product MLLKTVVAREVNMKFVFCFVLCVAALAVSEAFSCDPLLAEDDFCQYDFVMKALVKAVHDVNGIHRYQVKIRKYFKQPTTQMNTFGKKDKMLDIYAYKDTRYAVTLTEGDVYVLGGSYDAKNKRATIGSCQYAKKFNSIAKTEKRKMRNIKCGQN; this is encoded by the exons ATGTTACT GAAAACAGTTGTCGCTCGAGAAGTCAATATGAAATTCGTGTTCTGCTTTGTTTTATGCGTGGCGGCGCTGGCGGTCTCGGAAGCCTTTTCCTGCGACCCGTTGCTTGCTGAAGATGATTTTTGTCAATATGATTTTG TGATGAAGGCACTGGTAAAAGCTGTACATGATGTGAACGGAATACACAGATACCAagtgaaaataagaaaatactttAAACAA CCCACTACGCAGATGAACACATTTGgcaaaaaagacaaaatgCTGGATATCTATGCCTATAAAGATACCAGATATGCAGTTACCCTAACAGAAGGAGACGTATACGTACTCGGTG GGTCTTATGACGCAAAGAACAAAAGGGCAACCATAGGCTCGTGTCAATATGCAAAGAAATTCAACTCGATCgcaaaaacagaaaaacggAAAATGAGAAACATCAAATGCGGTCAAAACTAA
- the LOC141911952 gene encoding toll-like receptor 2: MAYCRTNFKKHQFKGLVNLRNVFLVQNNIQNLNLTEFIISHTRLDSINALSSPGLTCFDSRTSFTINNRLTKLLISCIIELNPGESPCGTRSPERAFYLRKDIKNLRKLHSLVIHLKSPFVFLCLKSFDLLPESMHYIEIDNLAGPFNYYLKEQLLHNACESLMWNKTFYKLTLFVLTGTIIGSCPSHVLRHILSRVPSVEVLDLSSNGIRHLDINAFEAILNLKFLRLKYNRLSTIQPGLLKPLTNLRVLNLASNQLKTFDPDEIINLRHFISISLLGNTFECDCQLRKLRNWLKELGSRRTKKHYFYDFRAEKQHNHTTIKLVCTSPKKLSGVAIADFQLHWIECDNHKDIIISFSTLCVAAIIMAIGRIVAKKKWQIYYWWMVKINRFLPKLLRIATVSRSDDMKFDGFLSHSMEDLQFVYLDFIPEIEKSKDFASKFCVEFRDFTIGGYIQQNNIDAIYGSRWVVFLLTESFIEERWVEFVISMAANRCVEEGKNIIIVLDIDHIPESRMPESLRTIISNVVYMKYPRDDKARSTFWKKVRLTLIGKQKKFIQPANMYRSNR; this comes from the coding sequence ATGGCATATTGCAGAACGAATTTTAAAAAGCATCAATTCAAAGGACTCGTTAATCTGCgtaatgtatttttggttCAGAACAACATCCAAAATTTGAATCTCACGGAATTCATTATTTCCCACACAAGACTAGATTCAATTAACGCATTAAGTTCACCAGGTTTAACTTGCTTCGATAGTCGCACATCATTTACCATAAACAACAGACtgacaaaattattaatctcGTGTATAATTGAGCTGAATCCCGGTGAATCACCGTGTGGTACCCGATCCCCCGAGAGGGCTTTTTATTTGAGAAAGGATATAAAGAACCTGCGGAAGTTGCATTCCTTAGTGATTCATTTGAAAAGTCCTTTCGTATTCTTATGCCTGAAGTCGTTCGATCTGTTACCCGAATCTATGCATTATATCGAAATAGACAATCTTGCAGGACCGTTTAATTACTATCTAAAAGAACAACTGCTTCATAACGCGTGTGAAAGCCTTATGTGGAATAAGACGTTTTATAAACTAACTTTGTTCGTCCTTACAGGGACGATTATTGGCAGCTGTCCTAGTCATGTACTCCGTCATATCCTAAGCAGAGTCCCTTCAGTAGAAGTACTCGATCTCTCCAGTAATGGAATTAGACATTTGGATATAAACGCATTTGAAGCAATTCTCAACTTAAAGTTTTTGAGGCTAAAGTATAACAGACTGTCCACGATTCAACCAGGTCTGTTAAAACCATTAACGAACCTACGCGTTTTGAATTTAGCATCGAATCAACTAAAAACGTTCGATcctgatgaaataattaatttaagacattttatatccatttcTCTTCTCGGTAATACATTTGAATGCGATTGTCAACTGAGAAAATTGCGAAATTGGCTAAAAGAGTTAGGTAGTCGTCGAACTAAAAAGCATTACTTTTACGACTTTAGGGCAGAAAAACAACACAATCATACCACGATCAAACTTGTTTGTACTTCACCAAAAAAACTATCCGGAGTTGCTATCGCAGATTTTCAGTTACATTGGATAGAATGTGACAACCACAAAGACAtaatcatttctttttcaacttTATGCGTCGCTGCTATTATTATGGCTATTGGACGAATTGTCGCCAAAAAGAAATGGCAAATTTACTATTGGTGGATGGTAAAAATCAATCGATTTCTACCGAAACTATTACGTATAGCGACGGTAAGCCGTTCTGATGATATGAAATTTGACGGATTTCTGAGCCATAGCATGGAAGACCTTCAATTTGTCTATTTGGATTTCATACccgaaatagaaaaatccaAAGATTTCGCTTCGAAGTTTTGCGTCGAGTTTCGAGACTTTACAATCGGTGGCTACATACAACAGAACAATATCGACGCTATTTACGGGTCTCGGTGGGTCGTGTTTTTGTTGACCGAATCATTCATCGAGGAAAGATGggtagaatttgtaataagcATGGCGGCAAACCGGTGCGTCGAGGAGGGCAAAAACATCATAATCGTGCTCGATATCGATCATATACCCGAATCGCGCATGCCCGAATCCTTGCGGACGATCATTTCAAATGTTGTTTACATGAAATACCCGCGAGACGATAAAGCCCGTTCTACGTTTTGGAAAAAGGTTCGCCTTACCCTGATCGGTAAACAGAAAAAATTCATACAACCAGCTAATATGTATCGATCTAACCGCTAA